The genome window ttccttttttcctcataTTTgcctaagaatttttttcttaataaattaagTGGAAGGGAGCTGCCAATGGGGTGGAAGGGCTGAGCCCGACCCCCTTTCCGGCCAAAGGCGGGACCTAGGTCCAGCCCAGGCGTGTGCTGGTGGCCCCGCGGCGCCCTGCGGGTGGGCAGGCCGGCGGGGCGTCCGGCCTCATCGCGATGTGAAGGCTGGCGCCTGTGGGGAGAAAACCGTCGGGGAGGCTCAGAGGCGGGCGTGGGTGGGAAAACGCCACAGCCCACCCCCTGCACCTGGCTCTGAGTCCCTGTCGGGCTGCGCCTGCCGGGCCCTCACCAGCGTGAAGGCGTCGTAGGCCTGCGCCAGCTCCTCGGTGCGGTACTGCTCCAGCACCACCACGCCTTGGAGGCCTGCGCTGCGGCGCCGGGCACAGGCCTCGCAGTGTACCAGGTACGTATTGCGGCTGCCGTTCTCGCTCGTCACGAACAGGATATTGAACACCTCCACCTGGGACAGGGAGAGGGGGCAATCACGAGGAAGGGCGTCTGGAGGCACCTCCCACCGGTAGCAGCAGAGGGAGAGCTGGTCCACTCACGTCGCACTCGTTGCAGTAGTAGGCGGGCTCATCTTTGACCCGGCCCTGGTAGGCGATTTTCTTCCCTGCCCGCACCAGGCTCTCCCGCTGCACCTGGCAGTGCTTCATGGACTGTAGGAGGCAGAACCTGCACGCAGAGCGACGTAGTGGTGAGGCAGGGCCGCCCGGCCAGGGAGAGCAGGGCAGCGCCCCGCATCCCCTTTTATGCCCGGGTCACATCCCTGACCTGGGCATGTCACAGTTGAAATTTCATATGGTTTTGTCTATTTGGACCACTGGAAAATAAAGCTCCTCAGAGTAAGGACCTTGTGGGCCACCCCAGCACACTAACACCGCAGGGAACATGgatcaggaaggaaaagagatGGAGAATGGTATAGAATCGATCAGGGAGAACAAGAGCAGGACCAGCTCTCATAGAGATGGGCTCCCACCCAAACAGTGCCCTCACTTGATCATCTTGAACAAGTCGGGGTCGCTGATTTTGACCGTGCGAGCCACATTCCAGGACACGTGAATCATGGGCACAATGGACTTGACGTTCTTCACCTCGTTCCACTCATACCGTTCCAGGGCCAGCTGGTACTGATAGGCTGCAGGGCAGAAGGGGTCACTACAGGATTCCCAAACAGCCACCAGCCACTTGGGCTCCAGTCCCATCCCTCACAGCTAACTGCCCTCCAAGACCCCGGCAAGGGGGTCACTCCCCAGGGCCCTACTCCCTCACTGAGGAGGAGCTCTGCAAGCCCCATCACCTGGCCCCACCCTCTCACCGGTGAGGGGCCCCACGTTCCAGGCGATGTTGTTGCACCAGCCGGTGGCCTGCACCCAGTGCACGGTCCCCGCGTTAATCCACACGAGGTCTCCGGGGCGCTGCACGAACCGGTACACAGGGATATTGGAAGCATAGAGGTCATCCAGGATTGGCCACCAAGAACCCGTCAGGTAGTCCACACCGTGCCTGCAGGGTGTCAACAGTCAGATGGAAATCGGGGACATAGGGACAGGATAAGACAGGAGGTGAGAGGGGATCATCTGGCGCGCGGAGGACAGCGCATACCGGTCGCAAAAGGCGCTGATGGTCTCCCAGTAGTGCTCGTGCACCGCAAACCACTCACAGTCTCCGGGGCCGATGTTGATGTTGACGGAGCAGAAGTTGTTGTTCTCTTGGTGGCCTTCAGGGGGCGACAGAGAACGGCATGGTTAGCCGAGGCTGCTCTCCAAGGCAGCCGCCCTGAAGCCCTCACAAGCTGGAGGAGGAGGGCGGACAGCAGCCCGCCCCTCGCACACTTCTCGCACCCGCGCGCCCCAGCGAGCAGCGCACCTGGCGTTCGGCTGCCAGGGACCTTCATATACAGTTGCACTGTGTTCATTCCCAGGATGGTGTGGCCCACGTGGCTCAGCATGTTGCCCGTGGACGTGACACGCATGAAGGCAGGCAGCTTCAGCAGCTCCTGCAGCTGGGGCTTCCACCTGTGGTGGAGAAGGTGCAGAAAAGTGAGAGGCTACACCCCCACCACTCTGCCACCCCATGCCACTCCCGCCCCAGCTTTGCTGGCACCACTGACCGCTTAGCATCAGATAGGTCGATGTTGGTGCCAAACTTGATGATGTGATGGTTCTTCGGGTCTGGTGCACTGCTACTGGGGAGAGGAGCACAGGTTGGTGGAGAAGCACCCACAGGGGAAGGagtcaggaagggaaggggcaaaCTGTACAGCACCTGGGAGGGGTTTCTGTGGTGCTGTCTGGCTCTTCTGACTCCTCATCCTCactctccttttcctcctgctTGGCCAGTGGGAGGCAGGTCTGGGTCAGTGACTTTCCAAGAGCGCCCCCCGCCACAGCAGCCCTAGCTCCAAGTCCCCTgatcccccacccctgcccatgcTTTTCTCTCACCTGCAGAGACTCCTGGAAGGATGAGGCCTGGTACTGCGCATACTTGGCAATGGTGGTGTGGGAACGGGAGCTCTCACAGGGCCAGATCTGTCGCGTGCCCGTCAGATCCCAGTTCTCATCTGAGGGCTGCTGCACCTGGGTGCGCACCTCCACCGTGTGCTCGCCACTTGCCTCCACCAGCGTCTTGGTGGAGAAGAGGCCCAAGTctgcaagggagggataagcagggCTTCGAGGCAGAGGATAGGGAGGACCTAACCAACCCTGACCCTTTTACTCCCCAAGCCTGTGACAGGTGGACACAGCCTTCAGAGTTCTGCCTGGGAGGAATAGGTGAGACCCAGCCCTATAAACTGGCCTTCTCAGGGCCTGACCTTTATCTGGATCATCACCAACCCGCTTTCTCCCACTGCTGTTCCAAGCCTTAGCCTCTCTACCACAGTCCTCAGGTGTGCATGAGGTCATGTGTACACAGCACCTGGCACCTAATAGGCACTCAGTGAATGGCGGTTTGCTTCAGTTATCATTGGATCCAAGTAAATTTAGTCAAATGAAAACCTAGAATGTACTCCAAATAATGGAAAAGGCTAttggtacagaaaaaaaaaactttatatttCTATCTGGTTTTCTTTAATTTGCATGTGTGAAATTTTGCACCAAAAAAGgttaaaaaggagaagaaaagtcCCAAACCATGGGTCTGAATTCAGGGGTTTTGTACAATCTGCATTCTTCTCATCCACAATCACCAAGAAAATCAAATGACTAACCAGGTCCTGAGATACATCCCCTTTCCACCTGCCCACCACTGGGAACAGACAGATGGGAGACAGCCTTAGGTCAGCTGGCCCATCTCTCAGAGCACTCATCACATGTACCTAGGTATGATTGAGGAGAGCTCGCTTTCGCCACTGTCCTGGGTTTTTAAGTGTGGGGTCCCAAAGCACGAGAGCCTTGCAGGCTGTCCCACACCCTTCTGCCAACCATACTCACTGAGCCGCAGAGAGCCCGCCAGACCCCGGATCACGGTGATGGGATTTCGAGGGTCTGTACAGAACTGCAGCAGCACTGGCGAGAAGGCATCTCTTTTGCTCTCCAGCTGCGGGACAccaggaggcagggctggagTCAGAGTCCTGTCCCAGGCTCACAGCACTCCAACAGCCCCCAACACTAGTCTTAAGACCCTCTGGCAAGGGTGGTTCTGAGCACACATGGCTCACATACATAGATGCTGGGTGTGGGCGGGTTGAGTTTTTCCCGGGGGAGCTTCTCCTCAGTGTTGATCTTCGGTTTCACAGACTGGGTAGGGGAAAGGTAGGACTCTCGAAACTTCCCTTTCACCTTGGCATTCCTGTGGGAGAGCAGTGAAATGGGCACAGAAACATGAAGGTGATGAGGGAAGGGAACTTCCCACCAAGCCAGGCCAGCTGCCTCATGGGTGACAGCCTAACTCACTTGCTGGCACGCACGACGTCAGCAGCACAGTGGCTGATGGTGAGGTCCGCCATGCGTAGCCTCCGCTCTTCAACCTCAGAGGCGATAAAGGTCTCCTTGTCCCCACTCTCTACCTTGATAAGCCGGATCTTCAGCTCCTTGGGGGGGCCCTCACTAAGTGAGCGCAGCTTCAGCAAGTCAGCCCGGCTGACACTTGGTGGCCCTGAGGCTTCCTCCCGAGCCTTCTTCCCAGGGACAGTGGCTGATGGGGGTATGAGCTGGGCAGAGGGTGCAGGAGCTGGTGGAGGGGCTGGAGCTGTGGGTGGCTTGGCCTTAGAGGCCCCACTGAGATCAGGCCGGGCCTTCTCACGACCCTGGATCTCCTCGCTCTGCAGGTCCAAGTTCCCCAGCACTCGGCGGCTCTTTTCTTTGGGGGCCTTGGCCTTGGCCTTGGCCCTGCCCTCACGGGGCCGCCGACCCACACTGTCCTTACAGGCCCGCCGGTGCCGCCGGTGCTCCTTCTGGTGCTCTTTCTGCCGCCGCTTGCTGCTGTCCGGTCCTGCTGCCGCCCCACTGCTCTCCTCCTtggcctgggcagcaggcagcagtCGCTCAGCCCCACTGTCCACTGGGTCTGCTGTGTCTGTTGGGTCTTCCAGGTCTGCAGCACTTCGGCCCACCCGCTCCACAAGGGTCTCACAAGCCCGACTGATCTCTTCTAGCACCTCAGACTCAGAGCGAgcagggggcagaggcaggggtgggggcggcGGGGCAGGGGTTATGGGGCCCGGAGCTGGCTCTTCGCCTGCCCTGCGCTCCCGGGCCCAGGGCCCACCTGAGGTAGAGAACTGAGATGACAAGGAAGCGGAGGGCTGTGGGGAGCCCTGGGCACTAGGGGCCACTGAGGTGGATGGCAGGGTGGTAGCACCTGATGGGGGACCAGGGGAATACTGAGTGGTGGGCAAGGGCCCAGGCCGGGTGGAAACAGCTGTTCCAGTGCCCCGGTAACAGTACTTTTGTCCCTCCAGCACGGAGGCCAAGGATTTGAGCAGGCTGGTGGGGTTGGCTGGTGGGGGTAGTGGGGGTGGCGGTGGCTGtggctggggtggtggtgggaacTTGGCGAGAGGTGGCGGTAGTGGTAGGGCTGGTGGTGGCTTCTTCTCCTTTCCCTGGGTGgccgtggtggtggtggtggtggcggtagTTGTGGCAGCAGCGGTGCTTGGGGCCGTGTCAGGGGGAAACGGAGGTTGCAGAGATGTGAAGGGCTCCTTCGGGGGTGGTGGGGCAACTGCGCCCGCCTCCTGTTgttgctgctcctcctccttgcGAATGGATTCATCCAGCATCTTCATGATGTTGGCCAGCCCGTCAGGTAGGATCTTGAATTCAGCTGGCTCTTCAAACTGGTCCTCCAGTGGGGTAGAGGAAAAATCAAAGAGTCGAGGGCCTCGAGCAGGCAGGTCCCCAACGCTGGGCAGCACAGGCTGGGGAGCTTTATTCATGGGACCTGGGGATGGCCCTGGCCCCACCTCGGGGGTCTTTGGGAAGGAGACCCTGGGCCGAGGGCTCTCCGGGTGCCTGAAGCTTCCTGAGGTATTTTggtggcaggaggagggaggggctggaggcagaGCAAGAGTCAGGGGTGCAAGGGGTGGGTCCTGGGTGCTCAGTGTTGGGCTGGGAGGCCGGGGAAGAGGGTCCATACTTCTGGTCATATACGGAGGTGGGGGAAAGGACACAGGCCCAGTAGGGCTGCTGCTGTGGCTGCCATTGCTGCTGCTGGTGGTTGAGGGAGTGGGAGGGGTGTGCGAATCCTGAGTGCCCACAGAAAAGCGGGGAGCTGAAGGCCCCAAGAAGCCCTcgcggtgggggaggggtggtggtaGAGGGCGGGGGCGTCCCTCAGCCCCGAAGAGGAGCTCCTCTAAGATCTCTCC of Manis javanica isolate MJ-LG chromosome 4, MJ_LKY, whole genome shotgun sequence contains these proteins:
- the KDM6B gene encoding lysine-specific demethylase 6B isoform X3 translates to MHRAVDPPGARAAREAFALGGLSCAGAWSSCPPHPPPRSAWLPGGRCSSSIGQSPLSAPLTPSHGSSCGHPNKPYYAPGTPTPRPLHGKLESLHSCVQALLREPAQPGLWEQLGQLYESEHDSEEAIRCYHSALRYGGNLAELGPRIGRLQQAQLWNFHAGSCQHRAKVLPPLEQVWNLLHLEHKRNYGAKRGGPPVKRAAEPPVVQPVPPAALSGPSGEEGLSPGGKRRRGCNSEQTGLPPGLPLPPPLPPPPPPPPPPPPPPPLPGLATSPPFQLTKPGLWSTLHGDAWGPERKGSAPPERQEQRHSLPHPYPYPAPAYTAHTPGHRLVPATPPGPGPRPQGAESHGCPPATRLPGSDLRESRVQRSRMDSSVSPAATTACVPYAPSRPPGLPSTTSSSSSSSSSTGLRGAELSPGLPGADHYQTPMLEGSSHQGRLGPSAHSSRKPYLVAPAATPHLSLPPGLPSPPAPPCPRLLRPPPPPAWLKGPACRAVREDGEILEELLFGAEGRPRPLPPPLPHREGFLGPSAPRFSVGTQDSHTPPTPSTTSSSNGSHSSSPTGPVSFPPPPYMTRSMDPLPRPPSPTLSTQDPPLAPLTLALPPAPPSSCHQNTSGSFRHPESPRPRVSFPKTPEVGPGPSPGPMNKAPQPVLPSVGDLPARGPRLFDFSSTPLEDQFEEPAEFKILPDGLANIMKMLDESIRKEEEQQQQEAGAVAPPPPKEPFTSLQPPFPPDTAPSTAAATTTATTTTTTATQGKEKKPPPALPLPPPLAKFPPPPQPQPPPPPLPPPANPTSLLKSLASVLEGQKYCYRGTGTAVSTRPGPLPTTQYSPGPPSGATTLPSTSVAPSAQGSPQPSASLSSQFSTSGGPWARERRAGEEPAPGPITPAPPPPPLPLPPARSESEVLEEISRACETLVERVGRSAADLEDPTDTADPVDSGAERLLPAAQAKEESSGAAAGPDSSKRRQKEHQKEHRRHRRACKDSVGRRPREGRAKAKAKAPKEKSRRVLGNLDLQSEEIQGREKARPDLSGASKAKPPTAPAPPPAPAPSAQLIPPSATVPGKKAREEASGPPSVSRADLLKLRSLSEGPPKELKIRLIKVESGDKETFIASEVEERRLRMADLTISHCAADVVRASKNAKVKGKFRESYLSPTQSVKPKINTEEKLPREKLNPPTPSIYLESKRDAFSPVLLQFCTDPRNPITVIRGLAGSLRLNLGLFSTKTLVEASGEHTVEVRTQVQQPSDENWDLTGTRQIWPCESSRSHTTIAKYAQYQASSFQESLQEEKESEDEESEEPDSTTETPPSSSAPDPKNHHIIKFGTNIDLSDAKRWKPQLQELLKLPAFMRVTSTGNMLSHVGHTILGMNTVQLYMKVPGSRTPGHQENNNFCSVNINIGPGDCEWFAVHEHYWETISAFCDRHGVDYLTGSWWPILDDLYASNIPVYRFVQRPGDLVWINAGTVHWVQATGWCNNIAWNVGPLTAYQYQLALERYEWNEVKNVKSIVPMIHVSWNVARTVKISDPDLFKMIKFCLLQSMKHCQVQRESLVRAGKKIAYQGRVKDEPAYYCNECDVEVFNILFVTSENGSRNTYLVHCEACARRRSAGLQGVVVLEQYRTEELAQAYDAFTLAPAFTSR
- the KDM6B gene encoding lysine-specific demethylase 6B isoform X5, which encodes MHRAVDPPGARAAREAFALGGLSCAGAWSSCPPHPPPRSAWLPGGRCSSSIGQSPLSAPLTPSHGSSCGHPNKPYYAPGTPTPRPLHGKLESLHSCVQALLREPAQPGLWEQLGQLYESEHDSEEAIRCYHSALRYGGNLAELGPRIGRLQQAQLWNFHAGSCQHRAKVLPPLEQVWNLLHLEHKRNYGAKRGGPPVKRAAEPPVVQPVPPAALSGPSGEEGLSPGGKRRRGCNSEQLTKPGLWSTLHGDAWGPERKGSAPPERQEQRHSLPHPYPYPAPAYTAHTPGHRLVPATPPGPGPRPQGAESHGCPPATRLPGSDLRESRVQRSRMDSSVSPAATTACVPYAPSRPPGLPSTTSSSSSSSSSTGLRGAELSPGLPGADHYQTPMLEGSSHQGRLGPSAHSSRKPYLVAPAATPHLSLPPGLPSPPAPPCPRLLRPPPPPAWLKGPACRAVREDGEILEELLFGAEGRPRPLPPPLPHREGFLGPSAPRFSVGTQDSHTPPTPSTTSSSNGSHSSSPTGPVSFPPPPYMTRSMDPLPRPPSPTLSTQDPPLAPLTLALPPAPPSSCHQNTSGSFRHPESPRPRVSFPKTPEVGPGPSPGPMNKAPQPVLPSVGDLPARGPRLFDFSSTPLEDQFEEPAEFKILPDGLANIMKMLDESIRKEEEQQQQEAGAVAPPPPKEPFTSLQPPFPPDTAPSTAAATTTATTTTTTATQGKEKKPPPALPLPPPLAKFPPPPQPQPPPPPLPPPANPTSLLKSLASVLEGQKYCYRGTGTAVSTRPGPLPTTQYSPGPPSGATTLPSTSVAPSAQGSPQPSASLSSQFSTSGGPWARERRAGEEPAPGPITPAPPPPPLPLPPARSESEVLEEISRACETLVERVGRSAADLEDPTDTADPVDSGAERLLPAAQAKEESSGAAAGPDSSKRRQKEHQKEHRRHRRACKDSVGRRPREGRAKAKAKAPKEKSRRVLGNLDLQSEEIQGREKARPDLSGASKAKPPTAPAPPPAPAPSAQLIPPSATVPGKKAREEASGPPSVSRADLLKLRSLSEGPPKELKIRLIKVESGDKETFIASEVEERRLRMADLTISHCAADVVRASKNAKVKGKFRESYLSPTQSVKPKINTEEKLPREKLNPPTPSIYLESKRDAFSPVLLQFCTDPRNPITVIRGLAGSLRLNLGLFSTKTLVEASGEHTVEVRTQVQQPSDENWDLTGTRQIWPCESSRSHTTIAKYAQYQASSFQESLQQEEKESEDEESEEPDSTTETPPSSSAPDPKNHHIIKFGTNIDLSDAKRWKPQLQELLKLPAFMRVTSTGNMLSHVGHTILGMNTVQLYMKVPGSRTPGHQENNNFCSVNINIGPGDCEWFAVHEHYWETISAFCDRHGVDYLTGSWWPILDDLYASNIPVYRFVQRPGDLVWINAGTVHWVQATGWCNNIAWNVGPLTAYQYQLALERYEWNEVKNVKSIVPMIHVSWNVARTVKISDPDLFKMIKFCLLQSMKHCQVQRESLVRAGKKIAYQGRVKDEPAYYCNECDVEVFNILFVTSENGSRNTYLVHCEACARRRSAGLQGVVVLEQYRTEELAQAYDAFTLAPAFTSR
- the KDM6B gene encoding lysine-specific demethylase 6B isoform X1, giving the protein MHRAVDPPGARAAREAFALGGLSCAGAWSSCPPHPPPRSAWLPGGRCSSSIGQSPLSAPLTPSHGSSCGHPNKPYYAPGTPTPRPLHGKLESLHSCVQALLREPAQPGLWEQLGQLYESEHDSEEAIRCYHSALRYGGNLAELGPRIGRLQQAQLWNFHAGSCQHRAKVLPPLEQVWNLLHLEHKRNYGAKRGGPPVKRAAEPPVVQPVPPAALSGPSGEEGLSPGGKRRRGCNSEQTGLPPGLPLPPPLPPPPPPPPPPPPPPPLPGLATSPPFQLTKPGLWSTLHGDAWGPERKGSAPPERQEQRHSLPHPYPYPAPAYTAHTPGHRLVPATPPGPGPRPQGAESHGCPPATRLPGSDLRESRVQRSRMDSSVSPAATTACVPYAPSRPPGLPSTTSSSSSSSSSTGLRGAELSPGLPGADHYQTPMLEGSSHQGRLGPSAHSSRKPYLVAPAATPHLSLPPGLPSPPAPPCPRLLRPPPPPAWLKGPACRAVREDGEILEELLFGAEGRPRPLPPPLPHREGFLGPSAPRFSVGTQDSHTPPTPSTTSSSNGSHSSSPTGPVSFPPPPYMTRSMDPLPRPPSPTLSTQDPPLAPLTLALPPAPPSSCHQNTSGSFRHPESPRPRVSFPKTPEVGPGPSPGPMNKAPQPVLPSVGDLPARGPRLFDFSSTPLEDQFEEPAEFKILPDGLANIMKMLDESIRKEEEQQQQEAGAVAPPPPKEPFTSLQPPFPPDTAPSTAAATTTATTTTTTATQGKEKKPPPALPLPPPLAKFPPPPQPQPPPPPLPPPANPTSLLKSLASVLEGQKYCYRGTGTAVSTRPGPLPTTQYSPGPPSGATTLPSTSVAPSAQGSPQPSASLSSQFSTSGGPWARERRAGEEPAPGPITPAPPPPPLPLPPARSESEVLEEISRACETLVERVGRSAADLEDPTDTADPVDSGAERLLPAAQAKEESSGAAAGPDSSKRRQKEHQKEHRRHRRACKDSVGRRPREGRAKAKAKAPKEKSRRVLGNLDLQSEEIQGREKARPDLSGASKAKPPTAPAPPPAPAPSAQLIPPSATVPGKKAREEASGPPSVSRADLLKLRSLSEGPPKELKIRLIKVESGDKETFIASEVEERRLRMADLTISHCAADVVRASKNAKVKGKFRESYLSPTQSVKPKINTEEKLPREKLNPPTPSIYLESKRDAFSPVLLQFCTDPRNPITVIRGLAGSLRLNLGLFSTKTLVEASGEHTVEVRTQVQQPSDENWDLTGTRQIWPCESSRSHTTIAKYAQYQASSFQESLQQEEKESEDEESEEPDSTTETPPSSSAPDPKNHHIIKFGTNIDLSDAKRWKPQLQELLKLPAFMRVTSTGNMLSHVGHTILGMNTVQLYMKVPGSRTPGHQENNNFCSVNINIGPGDCEWFAVHEHYWETISAFCDRHGVDYLTGSWWPILDDLYASNIPVYRFVQRPGDLVWINAGTVHWVQATGWCNNIAWNVGPLTAYQYQLALERYEWNEVKNVKSIVPMIHVSWNVARTVKISDPDLFKMIKFCLLQSMKHCQVQRESLVRAGKKIAYQGRVKDEPAYYCNECDVEVFNILFVTSENGSRNTYLVHCEACARRRSAGLQGVVVLEQYRTEELAQAYDAFTLAPAFTSR
- the KDM6B gene encoding lysine-specific demethylase 6B isoform X2, yielding MHRAVDPPGARAAREAFALGGLSCAGAWSSCPPHPPPRSAWLPGGRCSSSIGQSPLSAPLTPSHGSSCGHPNKPYYAPGTPTPRPLHGKLESLHSCVQALLREPAQPGLWEQLGQLYESEHDSEEAIRCYHSALRYGGNLAELGPRIGRLQQAQLWNFHAGSCQHRAKVLPPLEQVWNLLHLEHKRNYGAKRGGPPVKRAAEPPVVQPVPPAALSGPSGEEGLSPGGKRRRGCNSEQTGLPPGLPLPPPLPPPPPPPPPPPPPPPLPGLATSPPFQLTKPGLWSTLHGDAWGPERKGSAPPERQEQRHSLPHPYPYPAPAYTAHTPGHRLVPATPPGPGPRPQGAESHGCPPATRLPGSDLRESRVQRSRMDSSVSPAATTACVPYAPSRPPGLPSTTSSSSSSSSSTGLRGAELSPGLPGADHYQTPMLEGSSHQGRLGPSAHSSRKPYLVAPAATPHLSLPPGLPSPPAPPCPRLLRPPPPPAWLKGPACRAVREDGEILEELLFGAEGRPRPLPPPLPHREGFLGPSAPRFSVGTQDSHTPPTPSTTSSSNGSHSSSPTGPVSFPPPPYMTRSMDPLPRPPSPTLSTQDPPLAPLTLALPPAPPSSCHQNTSGSFRHPESPRPRVSFPKTPEVGPGPSPGPMNKAPQPVLPSVGDLPARGPRLFDFSSTPLEDQFEEPAEFKILPDGLANIMKMLDESIRKEEEQQQQEAGAVAPPPPKEPFTSLQPPFPPDTAPSTAAATTTATTTTTTATQGKEKKPPPALPLPPPLAKFPPPPQPQPPPPPLPPPANPTSLLKSLASVLEGQKYCYRGTGTAVSTRPGPLPTTQYSPGPPSGATTLPSTSVAPSAQGSPQPSASLSSQFSTSGGPWARERRAGEEPAPGPITPAPPPPPLPLPPARSESEVLEEISRACETLVERVGRSAADLEDPTDTADPVDSGAERLLPAAQAKEESSGAAAGPDSSKRRQKEHQKEHRRHRRACKDSVGRRPREGRAKAKAKAPKEKSRRVLGNLDLQSEEIQGREKARPDLSGASKAKPPTAPAPPPAPAPSAQLIPPSATVPGKKAREEASGPPSVSRADLLKLRSLSEGPPKELKIRLIKVESGDKETFIASEVEERRLRMADLTISHCAADVVRASKNAKVKGKFRESYLSPTQSVKPKINTEEKLPREKLNPPTPSIYLESKRDAFSPVLLQFCTDPRNPITVIRGLAGSLRLNLGLFSTKTLVEASGEHTVEVRTQVQQPSDENWDLTGTRQIWPCESSRSHTTIAKYAQYQASSFQESLQQEEKESEDEESEEPDSTTETPPSSAPDPKNHHIIKFGTNIDLSDAKRWKPQLQELLKLPAFMRVTSTGNMLSHVGHTILGMNTVQLYMKVPGSRTPGHQENNNFCSVNINIGPGDCEWFAVHEHYWETISAFCDRHGVDYLTGSWWPILDDLYASNIPVYRFVQRPGDLVWINAGTVHWVQATGWCNNIAWNVGPLTAYQYQLALERYEWNEVKNVKSIVPMIHVSWNVARTVKISDPDLFKMIKFCLLQSMKHCQVQRESLVRAGKKIAYQGRVKDEPAYYCNECDVEVFNILFVTSENGSRNTYLVHCEACARRRSAGLQGVVVLEQYRTEELAQAYDAFTLAPAFTSR
- the KDM6B gene encoding lysine-specific demethylase 6B isoform X4, whose product is MHRAVDPPGARAAREAFALGGLSCAGAWSSCPPHPPPRSAWLPGGRCSSSIGQSPLSAPLTPSHGSSCGHPNKPYYAPGTPTPRPLHGKLESLHSCVQALLREPAQPGLWEQLGQLYESEHDSEEAIRCYHSALRYGGNLAELGPRIGRLQQAQLWNFHAGSCQHRAKVLPPLEQVWNLLHLEHKRNYGAKRGGPPVKRAAEPPVVQPVPPAALSGPSGEEGLSPGGKRRRGCNSEQTGLPPGLPLPPPLPPPPPPPPPPPPPPPLPGLATSPPFQLTKPGLWSTLHGDAWGPERKGSAPPERQEQRHSLPHPYPYPAPAYTAHTPGHRLVPATPPGPGPRPQGAESHGCPPATRLPGSDLRESRVQRSRMDSSVSPAATTACVPYAPSRPPGLPSTTSSSSSSSSSTGLRGAELSPGLPGADHYQTPMLEGSSHQGRLGPSAHSSRKPYLVAPAATPHLSLPPGLPSPPAPPCPRLLRPPPPPAWLKGPACRAVREDGEILEELLFGAEGRPRPLPPPLPHREGFLGPSAPRFSVGTQDSHTPPTPSTTSSSNGSHSSSPTGPVSFPPPPYMTRSMDPLPRPPSPTLSTQDPPLAPLTLALPPAPPSSCHQNTSGSFRHPESPRPRVSFPKTPEVGPGPSPGPMNKAPQPVLPSVGDLPARGPRLFDFSSTPLEDQFEEPAEFKILPDGLANIMKMLDESIRKEEEQQQQEAGAVAPPPPKEPFTSLQPPFPPDTAPSTAAATTTATTTTTTATQGKEKKPPPALPLPPPLAKFPPPPQPQPPPPPLPPPANPTSLLKSLASVLEGQKYCYRGTGTAVSTRPGPLPTTQYSPGPPSGATTLPSTSVAPSAQGSPQPSASLSSQFSTSGGPWARERRAGEEPAPGPITPAPPPPPLPLPPARSESEVLEEISRACETLVERVGRSAADLEDPTDTADPVDSGAERLLPAAQAKEESSGAAAGPDSSKRRQKEHQKEHRRHRRACKDSVGRRPREGRAKAKAKAPKEKSRRVLGNLDLQSEEIQGREKARPDLSGASKAKPPTAPAPPPAPAPSAQLIPPSATVPGKKAREEASGPPSVSRADLLKLRSLSEGPPKELKIRLIKVESGDKETFIASEVEERRLRMADLTISHCAADVVRASKNAKVKGKFRESYLSPTQSVKPKINTEEKLPREKLNPPTPSIYLESKRDAFSPVLLQFCTDPRNPITVIRGLAGSLRLNLGLFSTKTLVEASGEHTVEVRTQVQQPSDENWDLTGTRQIWPCESSRSHTTIAKYAQYQASSFQESLQEEKESEDEESEEPDSTTETPPSSAPDPKNHHIIKFGTNIDLSDAKRWKPQLQELLKLPAFMRVTSTGNMLSHVGHTILGMNTVQLYMKVPGSRTPGHQENNNFCSVNINIGPGDCEWFAVHEHYWETISAFCDRHGVDYLTGSWWPILDDLYASNIPVYRFVQRPGDLVWINAGTVHWVQATGWCNNIAWNVGPLTAYQYQLALERYEWNEVKNVKSIVPMIHVSWNVARTVKISDPDLFKMIKFCLLQSMKHCQVQRESLVRAGKKIAYQGRVKDEPAYYCNECDVEVFNILFVTSENGSRNTYLVHCEACARRRSAGLQGVVVLEQYRTEELAQAYDAFTLAPAFTSR